From a single Bacteroidota bacterium genomic region:
- a CDS encoding SLC13 family permease: MFENAQILIVSLVILGMVVALYKEVVKPVMVFVLAITVLMATHIIKPKEALSGFANEQIAVIFLLLIISDVIKRSAALDYSIYRLFKPGLSYRAFLFRMSTSVASLSAFVNNTPLVALMIPYVYEWAKRKKISPSKVLMPLSMAAIIGGTVTLIGTSTNLVVSGLATDAGLPPLNMFSFTPIGLPIMIILVLYITFFSNKFLTNRTDALTEFKEHVREYLIETKVPSTSTYVGKSLDDNKLRQLRGLYVVEIIRGQKTIAPVSPKEIIQTDDVLIFAGETDTVIDLLNNQKELVHADYSEYPMDGKVEIIEVIVAPNSSLINKPINKTNFRETFDAGIIAVNRDGEKISGKVGEIELKNGDLLLVVAGKQFRRRSEQNRDLILVSKRREINHADKSIIKWLLLAILGAFILEATNMVSLFMSLFLITGGLAIIGSLTVEDVKKSLDLELMVMLALAIGVGKAISNSGADQLFANKVINLTATLHPTMGILLGLYLITNILTMFVTNAAAVAITFPIALATGQQLGIQDFNPFLLTIAFASSADFITPFGYQTNLMVFGPGGYKFIDYVRYGIIPTFIYMACTIFGIASWYNLI, encoded by the coding sequence ATGTTTGAAAATGCGCAAATACTAATTGTCAGCCTGGTTATACTAGGCATGGTAGTGGCGCTTTACAAGGAAGTGGTGAAACCGGTGATGGTGTTCGTTCTTGCTATTACGGTTTTAATGGCCACCCATATCATAAAACCAAAGGAGGCATTAAGTGGTTTCGCAAACGAGCAAATTGCCGTTATTTTTCTTTTATTGATTATCAGCGATGTCATTAAACGTTCGGCAGCACTGGATTATTCCATCTACCGGTTATTCAAACCCGGTTTATCCTATCGGGCCTTTCTTTTCAGAATGAGCACTTCAGTAGCCAGTCTATCCGCCTTTGTTAACAACACACCGCTTGTCGCTTTGATGATACCTTATGTGTACGAATGGGCAAAGCGAAAAAAAATCAGTCCTTCTAAAGTACTCATGCCCCTTTCCATGGCAGCGATCATTGGAGGAACGGTTACGTTGATTGGCACCTCCACTAATTTAGTTGTCAGCGGACTCGCTACGGATGCCGGCCTGCCTCCCCTTAATATGTTTTCATTTACTCCAATAGGATTGCCTATAATGATCATTCTGGTATTGTACATTACATTTTTCAGTAATAAATTTCTAACCAACCGAACGGATGCCCTCACAGAATTCAAAGAACACGTTAGAGAATATTTGATTGAAACCAAAGTTCCTTCGACCTCTACTTATGTGGGAAAATCGCTCGATGACAATAAACTTCGACAGCTGCGCGGACTCTATGTGGTAGAAATAATCAGAGGCCAGAAAACCATAGCACCGGTCTCACCCAAGGAGATCATTCAAACCGATGATGTTTTAATTTTTGCTGGTGAAACGGATACTGTCATTGATTTGTTGAATAATCAAAAAGAATTAGTCCATGCTGATTATTCAGAATATCCGATGGATGGCAAAGTGGAGATTATTGAAGTCATCGTTGCACCCAATTCATCCTTGATCAATAAGCCCATCAACAAAACCAATTTTCGTGAAACTTTTGACGCCGGCATTATTGCTGTAAACCGCGACGGTGAAAAGATCAGTGGAAAAGTCGGAGAAATTGAATTAAAAAACGGCGACCTCTTATTGGTAGTAGCGGGTAAGCAATTCAGAAGACGATCAGAGCAAAACCGTGATCTTATCCTGGTCTCAAAAAGAAGGGAAATCAATCATGCTGACAAGAGTATCATCAAATGGTTGTTACTGGCTATTCTAGGTGCTTTTATTCTTGAAGCAACCAACATGGTCAGTTTGTTTATGTCGCTCTTCCTCATCACCGGCGGCTTGGCTATCATCGGCTCGCTTACTGTTGAGGATGTAAAAAAATCACTTGACCTTGAATTGATGGTGATGCTTGCCCTGGCCATTGGGGTTGGCAAAGCCATTTCTAACTCGGGCGCTGATCAGCTTTTTGCCAATAAAGTAATCAACTTAACGGCAACATTGCACCCAACGATGGGTATCTTACTTGGACTCTATCTGATCACCAATATTCTGACCATGTTTGTTACCAATGCAGCGGCAGTTGCAATCACCTTTCCGATTGCCCTTGCCACCGGTCAACAATTAGGGATTCAGGATTTCAACCCATTTCTGCTGACGATTGCGTTTGCCAGTTCTGCTGATTTTATCACACCATTCGGTTATCAAA